The Urbifossiella limnaea genome has a window encoding:
- a CDS encoding tetratricopeptide repeat protein: MNRPTALPGGLGGASKLPPNPGLTAVNRPGSNSNNRPSVLPAAPDLPNNRPGINLPNRPEAKPNLPSIGERPNLPGGPDRPNASWPSRPDTLPARPGGTPDPKLPNLPQRPDRPGVSWPNRPGPGGRPDLPGGDRPVITNRPGISVDGKHNTVVNNELTSNRTVVNQINQSNNYYGGNTNVVAGGSRVGTAIHDYHGAWHNNYSYWQRSYHPWYHGAWNGNSFRNSWGIGAPAVGFGVTAWGLNSLAYSFGYSPYVNPFYVAPAPTVIVVPALNYSQPVINVVQALPDSGAEPPPMPETAAQAFDVALAEFKKGNHRTALDKTEQALKDFPNDPAMHQFRALCLFALGDYQQASAAIHALLASGPGWDWTTMSSLYPDTDTYSNQLGALEKAATTKPNDPALWFLLAYHYTTVGQDEPARDALARARTLLPTDPVVSQLAQAAGVPAVNVEPKEPRPQPPADIQLDLAGDWSAARPDGGKIGLALKADGAFTWTVQDKAGKRDSFDGTFTLEDSVLILERKSGGALMGRVTALADNRFLFRLIGGGDADPGLTFAK; this comes from the coding sequence GTGAACCGGCCGACCGCCCTGCCGGGCGGGCTCGGCGGCGCGAGCAAGCTACCACCGAATCCGGGCCTGACCGCAGTCAACCGACCGGGGAGTAACTCGAACAACCGGCCCAGCGTCTTGCCGGCCGCACCGGACCTCCCCAACAACCGGCCGGGCATCAACCTCCCCAACCGGCCGGAGGCCAAGCCGAACTTGCCGTCCATCGGCGAGCGGCCGAACCTCCCCGGTGGCCCCGACCGGCCGAACGCCAGCTGGCCGAGCCGGCCAGACACCCTGCCCGCGCGCCCGGGCGGCACACCCGACCCCAAGCTCCCGAACCTTCCCCAGCGCCCCGACCGACCGGGCGTCTCGTGGCCGAACCGCCCGGGTCCGGGCGGCAGACCGGACCTTCCCGGCGGTGACCGCCCCGTCATCACCAACCGCCCCGGCATCAGCGTGGACGGAAAGCACAACACGGTCGTCAACAACGAGCTCACCTCCAACAGGACGGTGGTGAACCAGATCAACCAGAGCAACAACTACTACGGCGGCAACACGAACGTGGTCGCCGGCGGGTCGCGGGTCGGTACCGCGATCCACGACTACCACGGGGCGTGGCACAACAACTACTCGTACTGGCAGCGGTCGTACCACCCGTGGTACCACGGGGCGTGGAACGGGAACTCGTTCCGCAACTCGTGGGGCATCGGGGCACCGGCCGTCGGCTTCGGGGTGACCGCCTGGGGGTTGAACAGCCTCGCGTACTCGTTCGGGTACTCTCCGTACGTCAACCCGTTCTACGTCGCCCCGGCGCCGACCGTGATCGTCGTGCCGGCGCTTAACTACTCGCAGCCGGTGATCAACGTCGTCCAGGCGCTGCCCGATAGTGGGGCGGAGCCGCCGCCGATGCCCGAGACCGCGGCGCAGGCGTTCGACGTGGCGCTGGCCGAGTTCAAGAAGGGGAACCACCGGACGGCGCTGGACAAGACCGAGCAAGCCCTGAAGGACTTCCCGAACGACCCGGCCATGCACCAGTTCCGGGCGCTCTGCCTGTTCGCCCTCGGCGACTACCAGCAGGCGTCGGCGGCGATCCACGCCCTCCTCGCCAGCGGGCCGGGCTGGGACTGGACGACCATGAGTTCGCTCTACCCCGACACCGACACCTACTCGAACCAACTCGGCGCACTGGAGAAGGCGGCGACAACCAAGCCCAACGACCCGGCCCTGTGGTTTCTCCTCGCGTACCACTACACGACCGTCGGGCAGGACGAGCCGGCCCGCGACGCACTCGCCCGGGCGCGCACGCTTCTCCCGACCGACCCGGTCGTGTCGCAACTGGCGCAGGCGGCCGGCGTGCCAGCCGTGAACGTCGAGCCGAAGGAGCCGCGGCCGCAGCCGCCCGCCGACATCCAACTCGACCTGGCCGGCGACTGGTCGGCCGCCCGGCCCGACGGCGGGAAGATCGGGCTGGCGCTGAAGGCCGACGGGGCGTTCACGTGGACCGTGCAGGACAAGGCCGGGAAGAGGGATTCGTTCGACGGGACGTTCACGCTGGAGGACAGCGTCCTGATCCTGGAGCGGAAGTCTGGGGGCGCGCTCATGGGTCGCGTGACGGCGCTGGCCGACAACAGGTTCCTCTTCAGGCTGATCGGCGGCGGGGACGCCGACCCCGGCCTGACGTTCGCGAAGTGA
- a CDS encoding YybH family protein has protein sequence MRRILLAGLAAGLVTLGLVGGLGFGLTPRPAAEAQPAKGDDAKASPDEAAVHKALEEFVAAFNAGDAKQLSATLTENAEYIDDQSNRVERRAAIAEMLGKYFAANKGAKLQITPDGARTVAPGVVVEDGESVITVPDKKTQSVRKFTLVYAKDGGAWKIASVREYPEEPEVITAGERLQELAWFVGEWVDEGGDSLVTNVVRFSPDKTHLIREYAVKQEGEELLKGMQWIGVDPLTGNIKAWSFDTAGGRSESTWAKTGNDWLVRSTGVTSDGDESGATYIFKLLGRDRIELRVRDKVVGGTVEADSTAIMVRKAPSPKK, from the coding sequence GTGCGACGCATCCTCCTCGCCGGTCTGGCGGCCGGTCTCGTGACTCTCGGTCTGGTAGGCGGACTCGGGTTCGGGCTCACGCCCCGCCCCGCGGCCGAGGCGCAGCCAGCCAAGGGCGACGACGCGAAGGCCTCCCCGGACGAGGCCGCCGTGCACAAGGCGCTCGAGGAGTTCGTTGCCGCGTTCAACGCCGGCGACGCGAAGCAACTCTCCGCGACCTTGACCGAGAACGCCGAGTACATCGACGACCAGAGCAACCGCGTCGAGCGGCGGGCGGCGATCGCCGAGATGCTGGGCAAGTACTTCGCGGCGAACAAGGGCGCGAAGCTCCAGATCACGCCGGACGGTGCCCGCACCGTAGCCCCGGGCGTCGTCGTCGAGGACGGCGAGTCGGTCATCACCGTCCCGGACAAGAAGACGCAGTCCGTCCGGAAGTTCACGCTCGTCTACGCGAAGGACGGCGGTGCCTGGAAGATCGCCAGCGTCCGCGAGTACCCCGAGGAGCCCGAGGTGATCACGGCCGGGGAGCGGTTGCAGGAACTCGCGTGGTTCGTCGGCGAGTGGGTAGACGAGGGCGGGGATTCGCTGGTCACCAACGTGGTCCGGTTCTCGCCCGACAAGACGCACCTGATCCGCGAGTACGCCGTCAAGCAGGAGGGCGAAGAACTCCTCAAGGGGATGCAGTGGATCGGCGTGGACCCGCTCACCGGGAACATCAAGGCCTGGTCGTTCGACACGGCCGGCGGGCGGAGCGAGAGCACCTGGGCGAAGACCGGTAACGACTGGCTGGTGCGGTCTACCGGCGTCACCTCCGACGGGGACGAGTCGGGGGCCACGTACATCTTCAAGCTGCTCGGCAGGGACCGCATCGAACTGCGGGTGAGGGACAAGGTGGTGGGCGGCACGGTCGAGGCGGACTCGACCGCGATCATGGTCCGCAAAGCCCCGAGCCCGAAGAAGTAA
- a CDS encoding helix-turn-helix domain-containing protein, translating into MNDYLEVAKPPGGSSSRGCVMTGALPGSRTRLSPLGRRLTRFEQLLQVFEHWDGTLEQLTLGAFDGTLAAAAGGGVRAFRAASSQAIRVRGRDGPGVVTISLVLPESSGSLWQHRRLDPGHVVVRGSDVGVDHHATRRSVQLYMVVGEEDFRAAARAVTGSEPGSVGWYTARPSPTTFDGLEARLCRYIRSGSNSTHGSDAAGIRGQECLLAAVEALFPTTTRRADLTLAARAAVARRAEEMMRANFGVPLGEVAIAAELGVSTRTLRLTFRERFGLGPMAYYQSLRLNAVRTALGDSPGAGVGAVARRFGFCQLGQFAGRYRRLFGELPSVTLQSGGPNTPSMGRINPRDRPSTSE; encoded by the coding sequence ATGAACGACTATCTCGAAGTGGCAAAGCCGCCCGGAGGCTCCAGTTCCCGGGGGTGCGTGATGACTGGTGCGTTGCCCGGAAGCCGGACCCGACTCTCACCGCTCGGCCGGCGGCTCACCCGGTTCGAGCAGTTGTTGCAGGTGTTCGAGCACTGGGACGGGACGCTGGAGCAGCTTACCCTGGGGGCGTTCGACGGCACCCTCGCCGCGGCCGCCGGCGGTGGAGTGCGAGCCTTCCGCGCGGCCTCCAGTCAGGCGATCCGGGTCCGCGGGCGCGACGGTCCCGGGGTGGTGACGATCTCACTCGTCCTCCCCGAGTCGTCCGGCTCCCTCTGGCAGCACCGGCGGCTCGACCCCGGACACGTCGTCGTACGCGGCTCGGACGTGGGGGTGGATCACCACGCCACGCGGCGTTCGGTGCAACTTTACATGGTGGTCGGTGAGGAGGACTTTCGGGCGGCCGCGCGAGCGGTGACGGGAAGTGAACCGGGATCGGTGGGCTGGTATACGGCCCGCCCATCGCCGACCACGTTCGATGGCCTTGAGGCGCGTCTCTGCCGATACATCAGGTCCGGGTCAAACTCGACGCATGGCTCGGATGCGGCCGGAATTCGTGGGCAGGAGTGTTTGCTGGCCGCGGTCGAAGCCTTGTTCCCAACAACGACCCGGCGCGCAGACCTAACGCTGGCCGCGCGGGCGGCAGTGGCCCGGAGGGCGGAAGAGATGATGCGGGCGAACTTCGGCGTTCCCCTGGGGGAGGTCGCGATCGCCGCGGAACTGGGGGTCAGCACCCGGACCCTCCGCCTGACGTTTCGTGAGCGGTTCGGACTCGGGCCGATGGCGTACTACCAGTCGCTGCGACTGAACGCCGTCCGGACGGCTCTCGGCGACTCCCCTGGTGCCGGGGTGGGGGCGGTCGCTAGGCGGTTCGGGTTTTGCCAGCTCGGGCAGTTCGCGGGCCGCTACCGCCGGCTCTTTGGTGAACTCCCGTCGGTGACCCTCCAGTCAGGTGGGCCGAACACCCCTTCAATGGGGCGCATCAACCCCCGTGACCGGCCCAGCACATCGGAATAG
- a CDS encoding IS1380 family transposase, which yields MSDAPLTSDAGLLPLRQFDDHIGLTAQFAGALHDPRDPDRIDHTVPEMVRSRVFGILAGYADQDDHDTLRTDPVFKLIADRSPTDADLASQPTLSRFENMIDIPSLFRLRDVLIDQLIGSFAQPPFTLTFDLDAVDDPTHGSQQLTLLHAFYEQYQYLPLVITCAENDAIVVLSLRHGTAAASLGADNDLEYLVTRLRAVWPNVRIRVRGDGGFGNPTMYEVSERLDVIYTYGLSTNPVLQRESDALLAEAVRLWDVTHGPQRLFAGFWYQAGTWTAPRWVVVKAEANAQGTNRRFVTTNRPGAQAYPEATYDEYAMRGESENRNKEFKCGMAMDRLSDHRFMANYLRLYLHAAALNLSVRLRREIADPPPAPAGDVPVVALPEPARKRYRNARRRRDPLGEGQPATWRLLLIKVAASVVVSCRRIVVRLSGSWPHQQFFERVAQHVARRPALPHFWSG from the coding sequence GTGTCCGACGCCCCGCTCACCTCCGACGCCGGCCTGCTGCCCCTGCGTCAGTTCGATGACCACATCGGCCTGACCGCGCAGTTCGCGGGCGCGCTGCACGACCCACGCGATCCTGACCGCATCGACCACACCGTCCCGGAGATGGTCCGGTCCCGCGTCTTCGGCATCCTCGCCGGCTACGCGGACCAGGACGACCACGACACCCTTCGCACCGACCCCGTCTTCAAGCTGATCGCCGACCGCTCGCCGACCGACGCGGACCTCGCCAGCCAACCGACGCTGTCCCGGTTCGAGAACATGATCGACATCCCGTCCCTGTTCCGCCTCCGCGACGTGCTCATCGACCAGCTCATCGGCTCCTTCGCGCAACCGCCCTTCACGTTGACCTTCGACCTCGACGCCGTGGACGACCCGACCCACGGGTCGCAGCAACTGACGCTGCTCCACGCCTTCTACGAGCAGTATCAGTACCTGCCGCTGGTCATCACCTGTGCCGAGAACGACGCGATCGTGGTGCTCAGTTTGCGCCACGGCACAGCAGCGGCTTCACTCGGTGCCGACAACGATCTGGAATACTTGGTGACGAGGCTTCGCGCGGTCTGGCCGAACGTGCGGATTCGCGTGCGTGGCGACGGCGGGTTCGGCAACCCGACCATGTACGAGGTGAGCGAGCGGTTGGACGTGATCTACACCTACGGGCTCTCGACCAACCCAGTGTTGCAGCGGGAGAGCGACGCATTGCTGGCCGAAGCGGTGCGGCTCTGGGACGTGACGCACGGACCGCAGCGGCTGTTCGCGGGCTTCTGGTATCAAGCCGGAACGTGGACCGCGCCACGCTGGGTGGTGGTGAAGGCGGAGGCGAATGCACAGGGAACGAACCGGCGATTCGTGACCACGAACCGACCCGGCGCGCAGGCGTACCCGGAAGCGACGTACGACGAGTACGCGATGCGCGGGGAGAGCGAGAACCGCAATAAGGAGTTCAAGTGCGGGATGGCGATGGATCGGCTGAGCGACCACCGGTTCATGGCCAACTACCTCCGGCTCTACCTTCACGCGGCGGCGTTGAACCTCTCGGTGCGGTTGCGTCGTGAGATCGCCGACCCGCCGCCGGCACCCGCCGGGGACGTGCCCGTGGTCGCGTTACCGGAGCCGGCCCGGAAGCGATACCGGAACGCCCGCCGTCGCCGCGACCCGCTGGGCGAGGGTCAGCCGGCGACGTGGCGCTTGCTGCTCATCAAGGTGGCGGCCTCGGTTGTGGTCAGTTGTCGCCGCATCGTGGTGCGGCTCAGCGGCAGTTGGCCCCATCAGCAGTTCTTCGAGCGGGTTGCTCAGCACGTCGCTCGGCGTCCGGCCTTGCCTCACTTCTGGTCCGGATGA